One window of Quercus robur chromosome 12, dhQueRobu3.1, whole genome shotgun sequence genomic DNA carries:
- the LOC126709098 gene encoding uncharacterized protein LOC126709098, whose product MLYILLKLTTQNHIDLSMVPKKFPEIAKGSLNVSFPSVQLQIQDKHVVMDNGILQVTLSNPGGMVTGIQYHGIDNLLEVRNSETDRGYYDMVWNNYRSKGTEGNLDRLEGTKMEVVVKNEEQVELSFTRMWDPSLKGNFVPLNIDKRFVMLRGSSGFYSYAIYERLANWPAFSMDTTRIALKLRKDKFNYMAIADNIQRFMPLPEDRLPPRGQALAYPEAVRLINPVEPEFKGEVDDKYEYSNDAKDIQVHGWVSANPPVGCWQITPSYEFRSAGPYKQSLTSHNGPTSLSVFHSPHYAGEDLVTDFGPNEPWKKVYGPLFIYLNSLTNGKGPNLLWEDAKKQMINEVKAWPYDFPASVDFPSSNQRGSVTGRLLVLDRYINKNVVPGNGSYVGLALPGDVGSWQRECKGYQFWTIANKDGYFSINNVRAGEYNLYAWVPGVIGDYKNVAVITITSGRSTDVGNLVYEPPRDGPTLWEIGIPDRTAAEFYVPDPNLLYINKLYVNQPDYRFRQYGLWERYAEIYPDKDLVYTIGVSDYTKDWFYAQVTRKIANKVYQGTTWQIKFNLHNVNRIATYKLRVALASAALSELQVRVNDPKTKQPLFSSGLIGDDNAIARHGIHGLYWLYTVDIPGGQLVEGDNTVFLTQPRSVSPFQGIMYDYIRLEGPPGT is encoded by the exons ATGCTTTACATTTTACTAAAACTCACCACCCAAAACCATATTGATTTATCCATGGTCCCAAAGAAGTTCCCAGAGATAGCAAAAGGCAGTCTCAATGTGTCATTCCCAAGTGTGCAACTACAAATTCAAGATAAACAT GTGGTTATGGATAATGGCATACTACAAGTCACCCTATCAAATCCAGGAGGAATGGTCACTGGGATACAATATCATGGCATTGATAATTTGCTCGAAGTTCGTAACAGCGAAACTGATAGAGG ATACTATGATATGGTATGGAACAACTACAGAAGTAAGGGAACCGAGGGTAACCTTGACAG GTTGGAAGGGACAAAAATGGAGGTAGTTgtgaaaaatgaagaacaagtAGAGCTGTCCTTCACTAGAATGTGGGATCCCTCACTTAAGGGCAACTTTGTTCCATTGAACATAGACAAAAG gTTCGTGATGCTTCGTGGTTCCTCGGGATTCTACTCCTATGCCATTTATGAACGCTTAGCAAATTGGCCTGCTTTCAGCATGGACACTACTAGGATTGCATTGAAGCTTAGGAAagacaa GTTTAATTATATGGCTATAGCAGACAACATACAAAGATTCATGCCCTTGCCTGAAGACCGGTTACCACCTAGAGGCCAAGCCCTGGCCTACCCAGAAGCAGTACGACTTATCAATCCTGTGGAGCCAGAATTTAAAGGAGAG GTGGATGACAAGTACGAATACTCAAACGATGCCAAGGATATCCAAGTTCATGGGTGGGTAAGCGCAAACCCACCCGTGGGGTGTTGGCAAATCACACCCAGCTATGAGTTCCGATCTGCTGGACCCTACAAGCAATCCCTTACCTCCCATAACGGTCCCACCAGCCTTTCA GTATTTCATAGTCCACACTACGCAGGAGAGGATTTGGTAACAGATTTTGGACCTAATGAGCCATGGAAGAAAGTTTACGGTCccctttttatttatcttaattCTTTGACTAATGGCAAGGGCCCCAATTTGCTCTGGGAGGATGCTAAAAAACAG atgatCAATGAAGTTAAAGCTTGGCCCTATGATTTTCCAGCTTCAGTGGACTTTCCATCATCAAATCAACGGGGTAGTGTCACTGGTCGATTACTGGTCCTTGATAG GTATATTAATAAGAATGTTGTACCTGGAAATGGTTCTTATGTTGGATTGGCACTCCCAGGGGATGTTGGATCTTGGCAAAGAGAATGCAAg GGTTACCAATTCTGGACCATAGCTAATAAGGATGGCTATTTCAGTATTAATAATGTACGTGCTGGTGAATATAATTTGTATGCATGGGTCCCTGGTGTCATCGGTGATTACAAAAATGTTGCTGTCATTACCATAACATCAG GTCGTAGCACTGATGTTGGTAATCTTGTTTATGAGCCTCCAAGAGATGGCCCAACATTGTGGGAAATAGGCATCCCAGATCGCACTGCTGCAGAATTCTATGTTCCCGACCCTAACCTTTTGTATATTAACAAACTTTATGTCAATCAACCTGACTATAG GTTTAGACAGTACGGTTTGTGGGAAAGATATGCAGAAATCTATCCTGATAAAGACTTAGTTTACACCATAGGTGTGAGTGATTACACTAAAGATTGGTTCTATGCTCAGGTTACCAg GAAAATAGCCAATAAGGTGTATCAAGGAACTACGTGGCAAATCAAATTTAATCTTCACAATGTGAATCGTATTGCTACTTATAAGTTACGAGTGGCACTGGCATCTGCTGCTCTTTCTGAATTACAG GTTCGGGTGAAcgatccaaaaacaaaacaacctcTGTTTTCAAGTGGACTAATAGGGGACGACAACGCCATTGCTAGACATGGAATCCATGGGCTCTATTGGCTTTACACTGTGGACATCCCGGGTGGTCAGCTTGTTGAAGGGGATAATACTGTTTTTTTGACACAACCAAGAAGCGTCAGCCCTTTCCAAGGGATTATGTATGATTATATCCGTTTAGAAGGTCCCCCAGGGACATAA